One window of the Bartonella bacilliformis KC583 genome contains the following:
- the recA gene encoding recombinase RecA produces the protein MDKKKALDAALSQIERSFGKGSIMRLGQKEGVVEIETISTGSLSLDIALGVGGLPKGRIIEIYGPESSGKTTLALHAIAEAQKNGGVCAFVDAEHALDPIYARKLGVDLENLFVSQPDTGEQALEITETLVRSGAVDVLVVDSVAALTPRAEIDGEMSDSLPGLQARLMSKALRKLTASIFRSNCMVIFINQIRMKIGVMFGSPETTTGGNALKFYASVRLDIRRIGSIKDKELVVGNQTRVKVVKNKLAPPFKQVEFDIIYGEGISKLGELIDLGVKVGIVEKSGAWFSYNSQRLGQGRENAKQFLREHAEIAAEIETALRQNAGLLAIELLENVGADNIENDEEI, from the coding sequence GTGGATAAAAAAAAAGCGCTAGATGCTGCTCTATCACAAATTGAACGTTCTTTCGGTAAAGGCTCAATTATGCGTCTCGGGCAGAAGGAAGGGGTTGTTGAAATTGAAACAATCTCAACCGGGTCATTATCTTTGGATATTGCCTTAGGTGTCGGCGGGTTACCAAAAGGGCGTATTATTGAGATTTATGGGCCAGAAAGCTCAGGTAAAACGACATTAGCTCTTCATGCTATTGCTGAAGCACAAAAAAATGGTGGTGTTTGCGCTTTTGTTGATGCAGAGCATGCTCTTGATCCTATTTATGCGCGTAAACTTGGCGTTGATTTAGAAAATTTATTTGTTTCTCAACCAGATACTGGTGAACAAGCTTTAGAGATTACAGAAACACTTGTTCGTTCTGGTGCAGTTGATGTGCTTGTGGTTGATTCAGTAGCAGCTTTAACACCACGTGCAGAAATTGATGGTGAAATGAGCGATTCTCTGCCTGGATTACAGGCTCGGTTGATGAGTAAAGCATTGCGGAAATTAACAGCATCAATTTTTCGCTCTAACTGTATGGTTATCTTTATCAATCAAATTCGTATGAAAATTGGAGTGATGTTTGGTTCTCCTGAAACGACAACGGGTGGGAATGCATTAAAGTTTTATGCTTCTGTTCGTTTGGATATTCGTCGCATTGGATCTATTAAGGATAAGGAGCTGGTGGTTGGTAATCAGACTCGCGTTAAAGTAGTTAAAAATAAATTGGCGCCTCCATTTAAACAGGTTGAGTTTGATATTATTTATGGTGAGGGAATTTCCAAGTTAGGGGAATTGATTGATCTGGGTGTCAAAGTTGGCATTGTTGAGAAATCTGGTGCGTGGTTCTCTTATAATTCTCAGCGTTTAGGGCAGGGGCGCGAAAATGCAAAGCAGTTTTTGCGTGAACATGCAGAAATAGCAGCAGAAATCGAAACGGCTCTGCGCCAAAATGCTGGTTTGCTCGCAATTGAATTATTGGAGAATGTAGGAGCAGACAATATAGAAAATGATGAAGAAATTTAA
- the rpsM gene encoding 30S ribosomal protein S13 — protein MARIAGVNIPTNKRLVIALQYIHGIGEKFAHKIIEKVGIPAERRVHELSDSEILQIRETIDRDYQVEGDLRREVAMSVKRLMDLGCYRGLRHRRSLPVRGQRTHTNARTRKGPARAIAGKKK, from the coding sequence GTGGCTCGTATTGCTGGCGTCAATATCCCGACAAATAAGCGCTTGGTTATAGCGCTTCAATATATACATGGGATTGGGGAGAAGTTTGCTCACAAAATTATCGAAAAGGTTGGGATTCCAGCAGAGCGTCGTGTTCATGAGCTTTCAGATTCAGAGATTTTGCAGATCCGTGAAACGATAGATCGGGATTATCAAGTTGAAGGGGACCTTCGTCGTGAAGTTGCTATGAGTGTTAAGCGTTTGATGGATCTCGGTTGTTATCGTGGATTGCGTCATCGTCGTTCTTTACCCGTTCGTGGGCAGCGTACACATACAAATGCGCGAACGCGTAAAGGGCCAGCTAGAGCAATTGCCGGTAAGAAAAAATAA
- a CDS encoding DegQ family serine endoprotease yields the protein MKRSILVRLFFVMMVMASFHSVNAQVPQTQSEIIVSFSPLVKKTIPSVVNIYAARQVRVRSPFEGDPFFEQFFSRYRGNQPLRTQSSLGSGVIVDERGLVVTNYHVIKDANEIKVSLSDGQEFESKIVLKDEATDIAVLEINSKGAQFPILSFGDSDAVEVGDLVLAIGNPFGVGQTVTSGIISAQARTRVGISDFDFFIQTDAAINPGNSGGALINMKGQLIGINTAIYSRSGGSVGIGFAIPANLVKVMLDAVKRGENFFIPPYIGASFQSVTPDVAVSLGLKRPYGALIVEVIEGSPTAKAGLKVGDVILNLQDVQIDSPDSLGYRLMTADIGQKLILKYLRDGKIFETEITISSTPISTFVQSEKIIDESPLSGAEVLDLTPQNSQTFRPPMTAKGVIITNVDKMSNAAGIFHSGDILRSVNGHKIETVDQLKKILMQIRPRIWQLEYERNGIRIRQFVR from the coding sequence ATGAAGCGTTCTATTTTAGTAAGGCTTTTTTTTGTGATGATGGTAATGGCATCGTTTCATTCTGTGAATGCTCAAGTTCCTCAGACACAATCAGAAATTATAGTGTCATTTTCTCCTTTAGTTAAAAAGACGATTCCATCTGTTGTGAATATTTATGCAGCCCGACAAGTTAGAGTGCGTTCACCTTTTGAGGGTGATCCGTTTTTTGAGCAATTTTTTAGTCGTTATAGAGGTAATCAACCTTTACGTACTCAGTCATCATTAGGATCTGGAGTTATTGTTGATGAACGTGGTTTAGTCGTTACTAATTACCATGTCATTAAGGACGCTAATGAAATTAAAGTTTCTCTTTCTGATGGACAGGAATTTGAAAGTAAAATCGTTTTAAAGGATGAAGCAACTGATATTGCAGTTCTTGAAATTAATTCAAAGGGAGCTCAATTTCCTATTCTTTCTTTTGGGGATTCTGATGCTGTTGAAGTTGGTGATCTTGTTCTTGCAATTGGTAATCCTTTTGGTGTTGGTCAAACCGTTACAAGTGGTATTATTTCAGCTCAAGCGCGTACGCGTGTTGGTATTTCTGATTTTGATTTTTTCATTCAAACAGATGCGGCTATCAATCCAGGCAATTCTGGTGGGGCTTTGATTAATATGAAAGGGCAATTAATTGGAATTAATACGGCTATTTATTCGCGTTCAGGTGGTTCTGTAGGCATTGGTTTTGCGATTCCAGCAAATCTTGTTAAAGTAATGCTTGATGCAGTTAAACGTGGCGAAAATTTTTTTATACCACCTTATATTGGAGCATCCTTTCAAAGTGTTACGCCTGATGTTGCAGTTAGTTTGGGTTTAAAGCGCCCTTATGGAGCTCTTATTGTTGAGGTTATTGAAGGTAGTCCCACTGCGAAAGCTGGTTTGAAGGTAGGAGATGTTATTTTAAATTTACAAGATGTACAAATTGATAGCCCAGATAGCCTTGGGTATCGTTTGATGACAGCGGATATTGGGCAAAAACTCATTTTAAAATATTTACGGGATGGAAAAATTTTTGAAACAGAAATAACTATATCATCAACACCTATTTCTACATTTGTACAATCTGAAAAAATTATTGATGAAAGTCCTCTCTCTGGTGCTGAAGTGTTAGATTTAACACCACAAAATAGTCAAACTTTTCGTCCTCCTATGACTGCAAAGGGTGTTATTATTACCAATGTTGATAAAATGAGCAATGCTGCAGGGATTTTTCATTCAGGAGATATTTTGCGCTCTGTTAATGGTCATAAAATTGAAACTGTAGATCAGTTAAAAAAGATTCTTATGCAAATTCGTCCACGTATTTGGCAGCTAGAATATGAGCGTAATGGTATCCGTATTCGCCAATTTGTTCGCTAA
- the rplQ gene encoding 50S ribosomal protein L17 → MRHGKSGRKLNRTTSHRKAMFANMAASLIEHEQIVTTLPKAKEIRPIVEKLVTLGKRGDLHARRQAIAAIRDTEKVAKLFSALAPRYESRHGGYLRIMKAGFRTGDNAPMAVVEFVDRDVNAKGATDHERKVAKVTEKEDS, encoded by the coding sequence ATGCGCCATGGTAAATCAGGCCGTAAGCTAAATCGAACTACTAGTCATCGTAAAGCAATGTTTGCTAATATGGCAGCTTCGCTTATTGAGCATGAACAGATTGTGACAACGCTTCCAAAAGCTAAGGAAATTCGCCCTATTGTTGAAAAGTTAGTTACACTTGGTAAACGTGGAGATTTGCATGCACGTCGGCAAGCAATAGCGGCTATTCGTGATACTGAAAAAGTTGCAAAGTTATTTAGTGCACTTGCACCGCGTTATGAATCGCGCCATGGTGGTTATTTACGTATTATGAAAGCAGGTTTTCGTACTGGAGACAATGCACCCATGGCTGTCGTGGAATTTGTTGATCGTGATGTTAATGCGAAGGGTGCTACTGATCATGAGCGCAAGGTGGCAAAGGTAACCGAAAAAGAAGATTCTTGA
- a CDS encoding DNA-directed RNA polymerase subunit alpha — MIQKNWQELIKPNKIEFHAHSNPNVLSVVAEPLERGFGLTLGNALRRILLSSLRGAAITAVQVEGVLHEFSSIPGVREDVADIILNIKEIAIRMEEEGPKRIVVCKEGPGIVKAGDIRTVGDMEILNPEHVICTLDEGAEIRMEFIVNTGKGYVPSDRNCFDDAPIGLIPIDSLYSPINKVSYKVENTREGQVLDYDKLTLTIETNGAVNGKDAVAFAARILQDQLSVFVNFKEPQKELVEEQTSELSFNPALLKKVDELELSVRSANCLKNDNIVYIGDLIQKTESEMLRTPNFGRKSLNEIKEVLACMGLHLGMEISAWPPENIDDLAKHYEDQY, encoded by the coding sequence ATGATCCAGAAAAACTGGCAGGAATTAATTAAACCCAATAAAATTGAGTTTCATGCACATAGTAATCCGAATGTTTTGAGTGTAGTTGCCGAGCCGCTTGAGCGTGGTTTTGGTTTAACATTAGGCAATGCACTTCGTCGTATACTATTATCGTCACTTCGTGGAGCTGCTATTACTGCAGTACAAGTTGAAGGGGTGTTACATGAATTCTCATCCATTCCAGGTGTTCGTGAAGATGTTGCAGATATTATTTTAAATATCAAAGAAATTGCGATCCGTATGGAAGAAGAGGGTCCTAAGCGTATCGTTGTATGTAAAGAGGGTCCTGGTATTGTAAAAGCTGGGGATATACGCACTGTCGGAGATATGGAAATCCTTAATCCAGAACATGTTATTTGTACACTTGATGAAGGTGCTGAAATCCGCATGGAGTTTATTGTTAATACAGGGAAGGGTTATGTTCCATCAGATCGTAACTGTTTTGACGATGCTCCAATTGGTCTGATTCCAATCGATAGCCTTTATTCGCCAATTAATAAAGTGTCTTACAAAGTGGAAAATACACGTGAAGGGCAGGTTCTTGATTATGATAAGTTGACTTTAACAATTGAAACGAATGGTGCTGTTAATGGTAAGGATGCTGTTGCTTTTGCGGCGCGTATTCTTCAGGATCAGCTGTCAGTATTTGTTAATTTCAAAGAACCACAAAAAGAACTTGTTGAAGAACAAACTTCTGAGCTTTCTTTTAATCCTGCATTGCTTAAAAAAGTGGATGAGTTAGAGCTTTCAGTTCGTTCAGCAAATTGTCTGAAAAATGATAATATTGTCTATATTGGCGATCTGATTCAAAAAACGGAATCTGAAATGCTTCGGACACCAAATTTTGGACGAAAGTCATTAAATGAGATTAAAGAAGTTCTTGCATGTATGGGACTCCATCTTGGTATGGAAATTTCTGCATGGCCACCCGAAAACATTGATGATCTTGCTAAGCATTATGAAGATCAGTATTAA
- a CDS encoding adenylate kinase produces MRIILLGPPGAGKGTQARMLMERYNISQLSTGDMLREAIEKETEIGKQAKIFIESGALVPDFVVNQIVSDRIGEGDCVSGFILDGYPRTVGQAEALQRILQSKNMQLNAVIELIVDEDALIERIKKRVEEVVAVGGKIRSDDNPDSFAKRLLEYREKTVPLSKFYSNIGLLKTVDGMADIADVSRAINAILE; encoded by the coding sequence ATGAGAATTATTCTTTTGGGACCTCCTGGAGCTGGTAAAGGAACACAGGCAAGGATGTTGATGGAGAGGTATAATATTTCTCAACTTTCAACAGGGGATATGCTCCGTGAGGCTATCGAAAAAGAAACAGAAATTGGTAAACAAGCTAAGATTTTTATAGAGTCAGGTGCTTTGGTACCTGATTTCGTCGTTAATCAAATTGTATCAGATCGTATTGGTGAGGGTGATTGTGTGAGCGGTTTTATATTGGATGGATATCCGCGCACTGTAGGTCAAGCAGAAGCATTACAACGTATTTTGCAATCGAAAAATATGCAACTTAATGCTGTCATTGAGCTGATTGTTGATGAAGATGCGCTAATTGAACGAATAAAAAAACGTGTTGAAGAAGTAGTAGCCGTTGGTGGGAAAATTCGTTCAGATGATAATCCTGATTCTTTTGCAAAGCGATTGTTAGAATATCGTGAAAAGACAGTTCCTTTATCAAAATTTTATTCAAATATAGGGTTGTTAAAGACAGTTGATGGGATGGCCGACATTGCTGATGTATCGCGTGCAATTAATGCTATCCTTGAATAA
- a CDS encoding replication-associated recombination protein A, whose product MNKDFFTIPFDLCANQSRPLAEKMRPCSLSEVVGQSHLIGAEGFLSRMVAAGSLGSMIFWGAPGTGKTTVARLLALETNFAFEQVSAIFTGITELKKVFEVARARFMSGAKTLLFVDEIHRFNRAQQDIFLPFMEDGTVVLVGATTENPSFALNAALLSRARVLTFHTHDDESLRRLLKRAEELERKTLPLDDHAKDVLIRISDGDARAMLTLVEEIWCITRSGEILNAEALQEVVQRRAPIYDKGRDSHYNLISALHKSVRGSDPDAALYYLARMFDAGEDPLYIGRRLVRIAVEDIGLADPQALVICNAAKDAYDYLGSPEGELALAQACLYLATAPKSNATYLAYKTAMHCARKNGSLPPPKHILNAPTKFMKEEGYGDGYRYDHDEPDAFSGQEYFPEKLGRQIYYQPQERGFEREIAKRLEWWKKLRQKRNHSK is encoded by the coding sequence TTGAATAAAGATTTTTTTACAATACCTTTTGATCTTTGTGCTAATCAAAGTCGTCCTCTTGCAGAAAAGATGCGTCCTTGCTCTCTTAGTGAAGTGGTAGGACAGAGCCATTTGATTGGAGCAGAGGGTTTTCTTTCCCGCATGGTAGCAGCTGGTTCATTAGGTTCGATGATTTTCTGGGGAGCTCCAGGGACAGGAAAAACAACAGTCGCACGTCTATTAGCGCTTGAGACTAATTTCGCTTTTGAACAAGTTTCTGCTATTTTTACTGGCATTACAGAGCTAAAAAAGGTTTTTGAGGTGGCTCGAGCCCGTTTTATGTCTGGAGCTAAAACGCTTTTGTTTGTTGATGAAATTCATCGATTTAATCGCGCTCAGCAGGATATTTTTCTTCCTTTTATGGAAGATGGCACAGTTGTTCTTGTGGGTGCAACAACTGAAAATCCTTCATTTGCACTTAATGCTGCTCTTCTTTCGCGTGCACGTGTTTTGACATTTCATACACATGATGACGAAAGTTTGCGTAGGCTGTTAAAACGTGCTGAGGAGTTAGAAAGAAAGACTCTTCCTTTGGATGATCATGCTAAAGATGTTTTAATAAGAATATCTGATGGTGATGCACGAGCCATGTTAACGTTGGTTGAGGAAATCTGGTGTATTACGCGATCAGGAGAGATATTGAATGCTGAAGCTTTACAAGAAGTTGTTCAGCGTCGAGCACCGATTTATGATAAAGGGCGGGATAGCCACTATAATCTCATTTCAGCATTGCATAAATCAGTTCGTGGATCTGATCCTGATGCGGCTCTTTATTATCTTGCACGTATGTTTGATGCGGGTGAAGATCCTCTGTATATAGGGAGAAGATTGGTACGTATCGCCGTTGAAGATATTGGTTTAGCAGATCCGCAAGCTCTCGTTATTTGTAATGCAGCAAAGGACGCTTACGATTATTTAGGATCTCCTGAGGGAGAATTAGCTTTAGCTCAAGCATGTCTTTATCTTGCAACTGCGCCAAAGTCGAATGCAACTTATCTTGCTTATAAGACGGCGATGCATTGTGCACGTAAAAATGGTTCTTTACCTCCTCCTAAACATATTCTTAATGCACCTACAAAATTCATGAAAGAAGAGGGCTATGGGGATGGTTATCGTTATGACCATGATGAACCAGATGCCTTTTCAGGACAGGAATATTTTCCTGAAAAACTTGGACGTCAGATTTATTATCAGCCACAAGAACGTGGTTTTGAACGTGAGATCGCAAAGCGTCTTGAGTGGTGGAAAAAATTACGACAAAAGCGAAACCACAGTAAATAA
- the alaS gene encoding alanine--tRNA ligase produces MNSVNNIRSTFLDYFHRNGHEVLSSSPLVPRNDPTLMFTNAGMVQFKNVFTGLEKHSYNRATTAQKCVRAGGKHNDLDNVGYTARHHTFFEMLGNFSFSNYFKEEAIFYAWNLLTKEFCLSKDKLLVTVYHDDDVAAGLWRKISGLSEEKIIRIATNDNFWMMGDTGPCGPCSEIFYDHGDKIWGGPPGSADEDGDRFIEIWNLVFMQYEQLSKEKRIELPQPSIDTGMGLERIAAVLQGVHDNYDIDLFRTLIHASQEIIGVKATGDFFASHRVIADHLRSSAFLIADGIMPSNEGRGYVLRRIMRRAMRHAHLLGSKDLLMWRLVPVLISEMGQAYPELVRAESLISEILKLEETRFRKTLERGLGLLNEASTHLEEGDYFNGEVAFKLYDTYGFPLDLTQDALRRRGISVDVDAFDKAMKRQKAEARANWSGSGDCVTETVWFSIRDQVGATEFLGYETEKAEGIITALIRDGEVVDHIDLGQKAMIVVNQTPFYGESGGQVGDSGIISGANFIFEVHDTQKKGDNVFIHIGEIKTGQAKKHDCVELIVDSARRRKIRANHSATHLLHESLRQTLGSHVVQKGSFVSPDRLRFDFSHPKSISSEELKKIEDLANDIVLQNSKVTTRLMAIDDAIAEGAMALFGEKYGDEVRVISMGNNLEQTGSKKWWSIELCGGTHVQRTGDIGLIHIISETSVAAGVRRIEALTATAARLYLHGQDRRVYEIAGLLKTSPADVQERVQTLLDERRKLEKELNDSRKKIALNGGSVNSQGDIQTINGISFMGGVVSNILPKDLKALVDSGKKKIGSGVVAFISVSEDGKGSAVVGVTDDLTDTLNAVDLVRIISVTLGGQGGGGRRDMAQAGGSEGGKADEALVALKDSLKG; encoded by the coding sequence ATGAATAGCGTTAATAATATCCGATCTACTTTTCTGGATTATTTTCATCGTAATGGGCATGAAGTTCTTTCTTCTAGTCCACTTGTGCCTCGCAATGATCCCACATTAATGTTTACAAACGCAGGAATGGTACAGTTTAAAAATGTTTTTACTGGACTTGAAAAACATTCTTATAATCGGGCTACAACTGCACAAAAATGTGTTCGTGCAGGTGGAAAGCATAATGATCTTGATAATGTCGGTTATACGGCGCGTCATCATACTTTTTTTGAAATGCTTGGTAATTTTTCTTTTAGTAATTATTTCAAAGAAGAAGCAATTTTTTATGCATGGAACCTTTTAACAAAGGAATTTTGTCTTTCTAAAGATAAATTGTTAGTTACAGTTTATCATGATGATGATGTAGCAGCGGGGTTATGGCGTAAGATTTCAGGTCTTTCAGAAGAGAAAATTATCCGCATTGCAACAAATGATAATTTTTGGATGATGGGTGACACAGGACCTTGTGGTCCTTGTTCAGAGATTTTTTATGATCATGGCGATAAAATTTGGGGTGGTCCTCCTGGAAGTGCTGATGAAGATGGTGATCGTTTCATTGAAATTTGGAACCTTGTCTTTATGCAATATGAGCAGTTGAGTAAAGAGAAGCGGATTGAATTGCCTCAACCTTCCATTGATACGGGGATGGGATTAGAGCGTATTGCTGCTGTTTTACAAGGTGTTCATGATAATTATGATATTGATCTTTTTCGCACGTTAATTCATGCTTCACAAGAGATTATAGGGGTTAAGGCAACTGGTGATTTTTTCGCTAGTCATCGCGTTATTGCTGACCATTTGCGTTCATCTGCATTTTTAATTGCTGATGGTATTATGCCTTCTAATGAAGGTCGTGGATATGTTTTACGCCGTATTATGCGTCGTGCTATGCGTCACGCTCATTTATTAGGTTCAAAAGATTTGTTGATGTGGCGTCTTGTGCCTGTTTTGATAAGCGAAATGGGACAAGCTTATCCTGAATTAGTGCGTGCTGAATCTTTGATTTCAGAAATTTTAAAATTGGAGGAAACTCGTTTTCGTAAAACTCTTGAGCGAGGCCTTGGTTTGTTGAATGAAGCAAGCACTCATCTTGAAGAGGGTGATTATTTTAATGGTGAAGTTGCTTTTAAACTTTATGACACATATGGATTTCCACTTGATTTGACGCAAGATGCTCTTCGGCGTCGTGGAATATCTGTTGATGTTGATGCGTTTGACAAGGCCATGAAACGTCAAAAAGCAGAAGCGCGTGCCAATTGGTCGGGTTCTGGTGATTGTGTAACAGAAACAGTCTGGTTTTCTATTCGTGATCAAGTTGGGGCTACAGAATTTTTGGGTTATGAAACAGAAAAAGCTGAAGGTATTATTACAGCGCTTATACGTGATGGTGAGGTTGTTGACCATATTGATTTAGGCCAAAAGGCTATGATTGTAGTTAATCAAACACCTTTTTATGGAGAATCTGGAGGGCAGGTTGGAGATAGTGGTATAATTTCTGGCGCAAATTTTATTTTTGAAGTGCATGATACACAAAAAAAAGGCGATAATGTCTTCATTCATATTGGTGAAATTAAAACTGGTCAGGCAAAAAAACATGATTGCGTCGAATTAATTGTTGATTCTGCTCGTCGTCGAAAAATTCGTGCAAACCATTCTGCTACTCATTTATTACATGAATCTTTGCGTCAAACATTGGGATCTCATGTTGTTCAGAAAGGTTCTTTTGTATCACCTGATCGGTTGCGTTTCGATTTTTCCCATCCAAAATCGATTTCATCAGAGGAACTAAAGAAAATAGAAGATTTGGCGAATGATATAGTCTTGCAAAATAGCAAGGTAACAACACGTCTTATGGCAATAGATGATGCAATTGCTGAAGGAGCTATGGCACTGTTTGGTGAAAAGTACGGTGATGAAGTTCGTGTTATTTCTATGGGGAATAATCTTGAACAGACAGGATCAAAAAAATGGTGGTCTATTGAACTTTGTGGAGGCACACATGTTCAAAGGACAGGTGATATTGGTTTGATCCATATCATTTCTGAAACTTCTGTAGCAGCTGGCGTTCGTCGTATTGAAGCGTTAACAGCTACAGCAGCGCGCCTTTACCTTCATGGTCAAGATAGACGGGTTTATGAAATTGCTGGTCTTTTAAAGACTTCTCCTGCTGATGTACAAGAACGTGTTCAAACTTTGCTTGATGAGCGTCGCAAGCTTGAAAAAGAGTTGAACGATTCACGCAAGAAAATTGCTCTTAATGGTGGATCTGTTAATAGCCAGGGAGATATTCAAACGATCAATGGAATTTCTTTTATGGGGGGTGTTGTTAGTAATATTCTACCAAAGGATCTTAAGGCATTAGTAGATTCTGGAAAGAAGAAGATTGGATCTGGTGTTGTTGCTTTCATCAGTGTTTCTGAGGATGGCAAAGGAAGTGCTGTTGTTGGTGTTACCGATGATTTGACTGATACGCTGAATGCTGTTGATTTAGTGCGAATTATTTCAGTCACTCTTGGGGGGCAAGGTGGTGGTGGGCGTCGTGATATGGCGCAGGCTGGTGGTTCTGAGGGGGGCAAGGCTGATGAAGCTCTTGTAGCATTAAAAGATTCTCTTAAAGGATAA
- the secY gene encoding preprotein translocase subunit SecY codes for MASAAEQLASNINFSTFSRATELKKRIWFTLAALLVYRFGTYISIPGVNIDTLRQTFEHHASGMLGLVNMFAGGAVGRMAIFALGIMPYISASIIVQLLTSIVPSLESLKKEGELGRKIINQYTRYVTVILALVQAFGVAVALETGIGTGLQIVVEPGLMFRFSAVITLVGGTMFLMWLGEQITSRGVGNGISLIIFTGIVANFPSTFAQLLTAHSQADLSTFLLIGIIIIAVSVVGIIVFVERAQRRILIQYPKRQVGNQMFQGDVSHLPLKLNTAGVIPPIFASSLLLLPATINNFSDQMPEWIQSVSFSLSHGQPLYMIIYAALIAFFCFFYTAIVFNPNDTADQLKKHSGFIPGIRPGKRTAEYIDYVLTRITVIGAIYIILVCLLPEFMISALHVPFYLGGTSLLIVVNVTLDTVAQIQGHLVAHQYEGLIKKSKLRKGRMNR; via the coding sequence ATGGCATCAGCTGCAGAGCAACTTGCTTCCAACATAAATTTCAGTACTTTTTCACGTGCGACTGAATTAAAGAAACGCATTTGGTTTACTCTAGCTGCGCTTCTTGTTTATCGTTTTGGTACTTATATTTCTATTCCTGGTGTTAATATTGATACTTTACGGCAAACGTTTGAACATCATGCCTCTGGTATGCTTGGATTAGTCAATATGTTTGCTGGAGGAGCTGTTGGTCGTATGGCAATTTTTGCTCTGGGTATTATGCCATATATATCAGCGTCGATTATTGTGCAGTTATTAACTTCGATTGTTCCCTCATTGGAATCTCTTAAAAAAGAAGGTGAGTTAGGTCGTAAGATCATCAATCAGTATACACGTTATGTTACAGTGATATTAGCGCTTGTACAAGCTTTTGGTGTTGCGGTTGCTCTTGAAACTGGTATAGGAACAGGGCTTCAAATTGTTGTAGAGCCGGGTCTTATGTTTCGTTTTTCTGCTGTTATTACGCTTGTTGGCGGAACAATGTTTTTGATGTGGCTTGGTGAACAGATTACATCACGTGGTGTTGGTAACGGGATTTCTCTTATTATTTTTACAGGTATTGTAGCTAATTTTCCTTCTACTTTTGCCCAGCTTTTGACGGCTCATAGTCAAGCTGATTTATCAACTTTTTTATTAATAGGGATTATTATTATTGCCGTTTCTGTTGTTGGTATTATTGTTTTTGTAGAGCGTGCACAGCGGCGAATTCTTATTCAATATCCAAAGCGTCAAGTTGGTAATCAAATGTTCCAAGGCGATGTGTCGCATCTTCCTTTAAAGCTGAATACTGCTGGTGTTATTCCACCCATTTTTGCTTCATCTTTGTTATTGTTACCTGCAACTATTAATAATTTTTCTGATCAAATGCCAGAATGGATTCAGTCTGTTTCTTTTTCTCTTAGTCATGGACAACCACTTTATATGATTATTTATGCGGCTTTAATAGCATTTTTTTGCTTTTTTTATACAGCTATTGTTTTTAATCCGAATGACACAGCTGATCAGTTAAAAAAGCATTCTGGCTTTATTCCTGGGATTCGCCCAGGCAAACGTACAGCTGAATATATTGATTATGTTTTGACGCGTATTACTGTTATTGGAGCGATCTATATTATTTTGGTTTGTTTGTTGCCTGAGTTTATGATTTCAGCGCTGCATGTTCCATTTTATCTTGGTGGTACATCGTTACTCATTGTTGTTAATGTTACACTTGATACAGTTGCTCAAATTCAAGGGCATCTCGTTGCTCATCAATATGAGGGATTAATTAAAAAATCAAAACTCCGTAAAGGTAGAATGAATCGATGA
- the rpsK gene encoding 30S ribosomal protein S11, producing MAKEAKRVRRSERKNISSSVVHINSTFNNTMITITDSQGDTIAWSSAGAQGFKGSRKSTPFAAQVAAADCAKKAEEHGVRSLEVEVCGPGSGRESALRALQSAGFIITSIRDVTPIPHNGCRPRKRRRV from the coding sequence ATGGCCAAGGAAGCCAAGCGTGTTCGTCGTAGCGAACGTAAAAATATTTCGTCAAGTGTCGTGCATATCAATTCGACATTTAATAATACGATGATTACTATTACTGATTCTCAAGGAGATACGATAGCATGGTCATCTGCTGGAGCTCAGGGATTTAAGGGCTCCCGTAAGTCTACGCCTTTTGCTGCACAGGTTGCAGCAGCGGATTGTGCTAAAAAGGCAGAAGAGCATGGGGTGCGCTCATTGGAAGTCGAAGTGTGTGGTCCTGGATCGGGTCGTGAATCTGCTTTGCGTGCATTGCAGTCTGCGGGGTTTATAATAACTTCCATTCGTGATGTAACACCGATCCCTCATAATGGATGTCGTCCACGAAAAAGGCGGCGTGTTTGA